Within the Anguilla rostrata isolate EN2019 chromosome 6, ASM1855537v3, whole genome shotgun sequence genome, the region GTATTTGTAAAAACTAGAAGCTTCCAAATGGAACCATtttgggggcgacatagctcaggaggtaagagcggttgtctggtagtcggagggttgctggttcgatccccgccctgggcgtgtctaagtgtccctgagcaacacacctaacccctaactgctctggtgaatgagaggcatcaattgtaaagcgctttggataaaagcgctatataaatgcactccatttaccattttgctTGACTaagaacccttgaactagaCAGGGTTCCTCTTATGGGGACACAGAAGAACCTTTTGGAACCTGTTCTTCTGGCAGTGTACATGCTGGCTTCctgctttctaaaaaaaaaaaaaaatcaacctgGCGCGAGAATTGCCATGTCACAAACGCGCAGAAGCTGATGTGCATAATGGATTCTGCAGCGAATACACCGCACGCTGCAGCCCAGGTCCTCCACCACTTGTGCCGCTCGAAGCGATAATATGCTGTTCATCCTGAAAGAAATGTTAATCTCCAGACCTGCACAGTTGAGttgagcgtgggggggggggggggggttcattaaGTCGTGGTGAGCTAATCAGGCTTCAGGAGCTTGCAGCGGCGTTCTGCAATTAAGACCGGGGCGAGGGAGCCTCAGGAGGAAGGTAACCGAAAAAGGAAGAGCCCTGCTTTATcggcggggcggggccatcGGCCCGTGAAGCCGTGGGACAGCCacgcagcggcagcagcagcggtaCACGTTCCTCGGGGCTGACCGCAAATCAGCAGATCACACTGGCCTGAAACCCGAAAGGTCTATTATTAGACTGCATTCCCATTAGAGCAGATGACTTgaatatacaaatgaaaaataaattaaaaaaacaacacattactTCTGCAGTCATAGTACTTGTTTACTATGTTATTTGTGTGTAGCATTTAATCCTTCTTGAGTGTCTTTTGGACATTAATAGCCACAAAATACTGCGTCTTCCATGTTATGGCGTGTTATTTTAAGAAACTATCAAATGGCAGCTTGTTTCCTGGAAAGTTTGACCACAAAGTGCTGTCCAGTCCTGTACGACGTGGATATTATTCCGCGTGTCTAGTCTCGGATAGACCTTTCCATGTAGCTCTGACGCGTTAAAAATGTACCTGCGGTTCTTGCCGACATTGCGCAGGTCAGCCAAGTCCTGTTAAGGTACGTTGTGGTATAAATCACATGTCCTCGCGTCGctagtttttaaataatctcCATGTGCTTAAAATAGTGCTGCCATTGATTCTGAGCTTGACCTGtcacttcagtaaaaaaaaataaataaataaaaaattcaccCTTAAAAGATTCAGGTAAGGACCTGCAGAAgttctcattcacacattccCCTTTCACTTTAAAAGGCTTTCGCCTTTTGTGAAGGTAATGAAGTAATAAGCACTTTCAGCGCAGAGCACCGCAGTCAAGGCTTAATAAGAAgtcaaatagaaaaaaaaaaaaaaaaaatgcaattacttgatttattttttccccacgtGTCGCTGTGACTCACGCTTTGACTCCATGAAGCTTTTTtcaggtgttttaaaaaaaaaaaattttcttattttttttctcccttttttcttcCAGTTGACTCTGAAAGGTCCTGGCATGGCACCTTATTAGTCAGTCTCACCCCATTAGAGCACAGCGTGTGCCCGGTTGCCTCCGCGGCGTATCTTGTTAGCAGGTGAATGCCAGGGAGAGCGGGCGTGCATTTTGCTCCTTAGGTTTCAGAAGTTTAAAGTTTATGGGCTCtcgaggggggtttgggggggggggggcgggtgccCATATCAGCCATTATCTTGATGCCCTGATGAAGCCCGTAGACCGCGACAGAATCCCGATCTTTCACCAGAGCGCAGAGCAGGCCCACGTGTGGCGGCGCGTGATTGGGTGAAGCGTTTGCACAGCGGAGGGAGGGTTTCGGTCTCCAGGGCAGCCCCTGTCTCATCGTGCACTAGCCACTGCGGTTCGACTGCGTCAGCTGcggctgcgcagctcagctgcgTTGACTGCAGTGAAAAAGGGAGCAGCCGTGCGCCCCGGTGCATGCGCAGCAGAGAATGGAActgcgatggggggggggggagggggggggtacggCGGGGGGATTCCAGTTCTGGTCGGGCTACTTATCTTCCAAACAGTTTCTAGGAAATTGATAATGACTGTTGTCCCACAAGTGAAAGTTTGGAggatggtgggtgggggggtgggggggtgggggtattcTTGTTGATAAGCAGTCCTCAAACATTCGTCCTTTTATTCCGAGGACATAGAGTTCTGTAGCGGCGGTAGCTGGTGCCAGATACATGATATGGCCGAGGTGTCCGATATGATTTCGTCCTTGGGCCTCGTGCGCGCAACACACGATCCCTCCCGTTCGTTCTCATCCTCGTGTTCTTGTATTTGTGCGTTTCTACGACATTTTTTTGTGCGTTTCTGTACCCGCATTATAGAAACGTGCACGGTTTCTGCGCATTCATGCAGCGacccaaaaataatattaatatctttttaaaaatttgtaagTTGTTATGCCATTCAGACCTTTGCGGTCAAGTGCAATTCACGGAAGAGAGTAAATTGAAGTCACGATACAGAGAAGTACGCTGGGAAAAGCAAAGCAGGGTATTGCTAAGAATTATTCCAATTTGTGCATCTTCGTAATTATATAGTACGTTCCATAGTAACCTAATTAGTAGGCATGGAAACAGTAATCATGCTAACGGTCAGACCAAAATGGATGTCTATAACTGTCACAGTTATTCTCTGCAGAGACGGAAATTACTTTGTGAGAAAGCACCTTGCATTTTTTCCAAGCCATTTCGACATGCAGTAATGTTTCAGGAGACTTTAAAGCACGTAGCCAATATACATTACACAAGgtaaatgtgaattaaaaaaaaaagaaacttagaAATGAGATTCTTGTCCTAAGATTcagattgggggtgggggagaaacATCCCCAGCACTATCGCACAATAAGCACGCAGGTGTTCACTGCAAAGTGTGTGGCTCGGAAGTTTTGGAAAGGAaaattcctcctcctcctcctcctcctcctcctcctcctgcgtcACCGTTTCGGTACACATTCCTAATAAATCAAGTGGGGCAGGTTTAACGGGATATGGAAAAAtcttttggggggtggggggcgggggcaataACAGAGACTCCTAAGATAAACGGAACTGCTTGGGGAGGCACAGTGAGTCCCTGGAGGAACAGACCTCCAtgcagaggggggtggggagacaTCACGGGCTTAGAATGAGATTCATTCCAGATAATCTCTCTTCTTGCACGGGATGGCGGGGGACAGGACTTGGCGGACGTGGCCACGGGACCCAGCGCTATTCTTGACCAAATaatgaaaactaaataaatgaaataaaaattaaaaaaaaaaaatgaatacaaactTCTGACCGAGATCTGAGAATGCAGAAGTGCTCGGCAGATAGAATGTGCATGGTGCACGCCTGACTGAAAATATTTGCGGAGGTGGGACGGCTTTAACGATCTGTGGGCTTACGGCCAGgagattgcaggtttgatttcccTGGCGGGGACACAGCCGCTGTGCACTAGAATGCCTTGCCTTGCGCAAAATGCTTCcgtgaaaaatacacaaactgcATAAGTAAGTAATCATACAAAATGTACGCAGTGTAATTTGGCCTGGATGAAGGTATCCACTGGAGAGAccgtaaattaaaaaaaactattgtttgaaaataatattgtcAGTGTTAAAACTCAACCATCATGGGATCCCGAAGGCCCCAAGCATGGTCTGCTGGTTCAGTTTAACCATCTGATGACACGTTGAACTCACTTTTGCTTATTTATTGGATCTGAGTTGGAAGCAGTCTACTTCTGTGGCCGACCTGGGCCAGGTTGAGGATCCCTGGTTTGTAATGGTCACATCCTTCAGCTTTCTCTATAAGgaagggctgcccaaccctgttccaggaaaTCTGTGagcctgtaggttttcactccaaccctaacaaagcatgcctcattcaacagctggagcagggctacccaaccctattcctggagatctactgtcctgtaggttttcacttcaaccctaatttggcaacCATATTCAACCCCAACCTGATTTGACTAATTCGCAGCTCAACAgaatctctagctgttgagtgaggtgtgctttgtttgagGGCTGGAGTGAACACCTACAGGACGctagctctccaggaacagggccgggcagccctgctctaagCTATAGCCTGCCCTGTGTGGCTTAGCGATGCCCTGTCTCTTGCAGGACTGCGTAAGGACCGCGGGGGGCGCCAGCTGCTACGGGAGAAACGCAAAGAGGCGGCGCAGCAGGAGAAGGGCTACGCCGACCTGGTCAGCCCGCCCCTGCAGGCCCCGGTCCCGCTGGCCGGCGGCGGGCGTGGCCTGGCCGTGCCGGTGGACCAGGTGCTGCCCCTCCTGCTCAGCGCCGAGCCGCCCAGCATCTGCTCCAAGCAGAAGCACAGCCGCCCCTACACCGAGGTCACCATGATGACCCTGCTCACCAACCTGGCCGACAAGGAGCTGGTGCACATGATCGCCTGGGCCAAGAAAGTACCCGGTGAGGGCCTGTGACTGGTCcacttgtgacatcactgatgtcctttgtgacatcacagatgcCACAATGGGTTACTGAACCTCGCAGATGTCACAGTGGGTTAGTAACATCACAGTACCAATCAGATATGCAGGCAGTGTTCTTTCTGACCTCTACGTTCTGACAATCCGTGGGGTCCATTTCAATGATTCTCTTTGTATTGGTTCTTTCATAGATTATTTCAGATTTGGCTGTTAAATAGATAAGCATGTGAAAGTATCATTGGATTGTTCCAGATTGTAAACATCCATGCAAAATTCACCAGGGAACGACTGAAGCTGCCTTTTGAGTTCGGTTCAACTTATGACCTGACTTGTGATGTTCCTCTCCATACTAAAAATACTTAACACTGTGCGAGCCTCGTGTACTTTGCCAAGACAAAAATCTGGGCCTCATCATCTGCACAGGAAGTTGTTAGCCTGAGAACAAGGCACACCTTTGTAACCGCGGCATGCTGAGTTTTTCACTGTAATGTGCAGTAATTGCAGTAATCAAAATGGGCAAAATGCGTTGCCTCTCCTTGTCGAAGAGGAGACCCACGGCAGAAAACAGAAGGACTGATaagtgatgtcacatcctgtcAGTGCTCAGAGATAAAGAATGAGCTCCCAGAAAATCATATGCAGAGTCTTCCGAACGTACGGTAACAACAAAgtaaaatttgttatttttgctcgAGTACATAGcgaaaataacaaatttcataaaataaaagctgtttgTCCATACTTCTGTTTTTGCTGATTTTGTGTTGCAAAGGCAGTTCCCCACCTGGGATACCTGCAAACTCACAGTTACAAGTCCAGctatccattatctattatTCATTGTCATATCCATTATCTGTTAACCATTATCATGGACTGCTACTGACCTATTCCTGTTTTGCACGTGGACGGCTGGTGCATATCTGACTGGGGGGTTGTGTCTGACGACACTGCGTGTCTGTTCGGGGCATGTGATAAATAACGGTGTGTCTGATCATAACTTTTAGCTGAGGGCATCTTGTCTGACCGCGGTGGTTTATCTGACCGTGTTGTGTAAGACCACACCGAGTTTCTTGCTGTGCTGTCCCCGAGTGCACCATTGTTGCCTGCCATGTGACATGCATTTCTGACCacgcttatttttaaaaagtcggTCTCAACAAGGATTTTattcttatatttagacttagaATCTTATTTATATTACTGTTTTGCTTAATAAGACAAAtagattgccaatgaggtgagacagttttgagagagaaaaaaaagattgttagTGGTTGTGTTTCTGATTGCTGGTGTTTCTGACTGTATGGTGTTTCTGACTGTATGGCGTTTCTGACTGTATGGCGTTTCTGGCTGTATGGCGTTTCTGGCTGTATGGCGTTTCTGACTGTATGGCGTTTCTGACTGTTTGGTGTTTCTGACTATATGGTGTTTCTGACTGTTTGGTGTTTCTGACTGTTTGGTGTTTCTGACTGTATGGTGTTTCAGACTGTTTGGTGTTTCTGACTGTTTGGTGTTTCTGACTGTTTGGTGTTTCTGACTGTATGGTGTTTCTGACTGTTTGGTGTTTCTGACTGTATGGTGTTTCTGACTGCATGGTGTTCCCGACCGTGTGACCTCTCTGACCGCGTCGTTCCCGTGACCGTGTTTTTGGGGGCCCCGCAGGGTTCCAGGAGCTGACGCTCCACGACCAGGTGCAGCTGCTGGAGAGCTCCTGGCTGGAGGTGCTGATAATCGGGCTGGTGTGGCGCTCGATCCACAGCCCCGGGAAGCTCCTGTTCGCCCAGGACCTGATCCTGGACAGGTGAGAGCGCACCTGCACTGAGCGTGCTCCGGCTGGGCTGGGCGTCTGAACTCACACTCATCGCATCTGCACGCCCGGCATCTACTGCATTGTACCATAAACGCATGAACCCGTTTTGAAAGTATAACgctaaatatatttcacagctgtgtaaatatgttGCAATGTATGTAACGGAGCAATAATCTGTGTACTGCCCAGACATTGCATGGAacatgctgaaaatatattgacaaaaaaataactttataactgtataaaatatattgctaTGTTTATgttgatatattttttagcacGTTCCATTTTTGCATCATgggtcagttaaaaaaaaaaaattttcggTTCCTCGCATGGACAAAGGTAcctgtgtttttggtgttttcGGTCGTATTCCTCCCCCAGCTTCGGTTCATTTCGGTGTGTAAACTGCAGAGTGTGTGTCTCATCGTGGCGTCTCAGTACATTGCGTGCGTTCATGTGTTCCTCGTCCCCCCTCGACGTGAGTCACATCCTCAGAATATTTTTCTGCAGGCAGACAAGCAAATAAATCAGTGTTTTCggcaaattattttattcttcggtgtcattaaaaaaaaaaacggacatGCGTGGGATCTCATCCACGCTTGTATGACTCATGGCCCGGAACACGTGcgcccttttaaaaaattaaaaaattaaaaattaaataagaaatgtaCGAAATAATTTCCCTGCGAGTTTGAAGATGTTAAAAACTGTATTTCACAGAGCcctgaaaaaagagagagagaggggggaaaaaaacagcgagagagagatagagagagggaaatgaaaaTTTGGCCCTCTCATTTTCCTGAAGAACAAAGTTCTACTTGGCTGCAGCACGgtgaaaattgaattgaaatggcTCTCCGGAAAATGGGCCAATCACTGCCAAGGAGTTTTCCTATCTTTCTACCCAGATGATAGTATGAGAGAATTAATCACATTGTGGCCCAGAGATGCATGTTCTGCGGGCACAGTGTGGGGTTCCCATGTCTCTCATTGTTTAGCAGGCTGTGCTGAACCCCTGCcccatatgccccccccccgtgcccccccctcccgccttaATGCCTTTAACCTTTTTCTCCCCGTTTCGACTGCCCACTCAGCcacgcggcgcggcgcggcgcccGTCGCTAACCCCCATTGTCGATTTGGTCGGGCTCCGCGGTGCTCTGAACGACTGCTTCCAAAAGAGTGACTTTGCTCTTTTCAGAAACGGCTCACTTAGAGCTCTTAAGGAGGGACCACCTCACCGGGTGACATTTCAATTATGTAATTACGTAACGATTCTACTGGAGCTAAAAAGGCAAActagaatgaaaaaaaagagagagacagaggaaaaaaagaatgattaaaaaggattaaaatgggtttttttgAGTGTGAGCAAGGCCTGACAGGTGTATGTTTGAATCCTGGACTTACACGAGGTTTAATTAACCCTTTACGGTGCAAGATCACTAATATGTCACgagaatgttcttcactgatcattctaatgctgatgtaacgatcaCTGCTGGCGACTGAAagcactggagttctagaacaccgacacattccaaaaaaaactgacactTCAAAGGGCTAAtcaggtttttgttgttgttggaatCCAGGTTTCATAAATCACCTCAAATACCTTATGTTTCTTTCAATGAACTGATGACCTTTCTATTGTTTGTCAATCATAATGCAGATATTGCAGATTTAAgatgtctcttttttttaccttttggTGGCAagacttatattttattttcccgttttattttttctatttaaaaaaagaaagggagtcGGCAACCTCCCTCTTCTCTCGTTAATTTTTGCATCACGTAAAGAATGCTGAGAGAGGGGTAAGAGCGcctgtgtttttgctttgaGGTCAAGCCACTTCGCTTCATAGAtaaatagatgtttttttttctcccttattTCCTTTCCATTTACTTGGCTCTTCCGGCCACAATTTTCTCTTGAGGTACAGTACACAGGATGGAATCGACGATGCCCCAGTCATTCTCCGGTTAAACTGGGAAGGCAATAAAAGTAATTCTAATGCCAGTCGGCACGTGCTCTTGGACGGGAAGCTAAACGGGGGAGTTTTTCGGGCGGAATTGGAACGTCGCCGTttgactccacccccccccctcccccggtccCCCCTtgctctgtgttctgcaggAACGAGGGCAGCTGCGTGGAGGGCATGGCCGAGATTTTCGACATGATCCTCGCCACCGTCGCTCGCTTCCGCGCCCTCAAGCTGCAGTCGGAGGAGTTCGTCTGCCTCAAGGCCATCATACTGCTCAACTCCGGTGAGCCGGGCCTCCCGGATCTGTGGTTCTGTATCGCCGGGCCGAACACAACCCTTCTTAAATCGAGTGACTCCGCCACAATGCGATTGCtgctatatgttttttttttccgttttatTTTAGCTGTGCGTTCAGGGTTTGtgcatttaaacttttttacATGTGAAGCACCTCATGGACCTGGCTTGTAACTAACTAACACTAActaacactcactcactcactcattcactcacgtTTAGCAGTCTGAAGAttgtccacaagggggagctgtTAGCACTCATGGTGCTTCGCATCAATGACACTCCgcgcccttttttttttccccgtcaATGTTCAACAATTGAACGTTCAACAAATCAACTGTTGCACATTGACGGGAAAACAAGGGCACACAGCGTAATGCACAAACCCCCACAGCTGGACTCAGAAACACAGCCACGTGTCATTGCCGTTTACGCAAGTTTACCGACCGAACTGGCGAACGTGATTCGTGAACAATGCGCAGGGGCGAATGTCTGCAATCAGCACGGAATCCACCCGATTTGAGGGGTTGCATCTCACTGGAGTATTTTACTTATCTGTGTTCATCTGGGTGGGGGATAACTGCACCAGGGCTTGCTTCATTTCCTGCGCTGTAGAGCAGTAGTTGGTTGGGGAGTGTCTTGACCTAGAAACTCAGGTTTAAATTACAGTACTCACTAAATTTGGATCACTGATGGGGACTGGGGACTGAGCACCAATGCTTTCAGATTGGTTCTCCTTCTACCAAATTATCCTGTCCAGTATCTCCTACAGTTTTGGAAATTGAATACACTGCAATATCCATTGAACATGAGGActttcttgtttgtgtgttattCATTTCCAGTGGTTTTCCGGATCACACCATGTAAAGAGGAGTGAATGTATTAATAAACATTCAATTAAAGATCTTTAGTTGCTAAAAGATAACAATGCCTATTAATCATAACAAGGGGTCTAATTAATCTTATGGCAAGTTTTGGCGAGTATTGTGTTATGATGAAAAGCAGTGCAGAATGATGTTCTTAATGGATTCTTTGACTCATTATTCCTCCCATTCCCtatctccttctccccctctttctctctctctctccccccctctctctctctttctctctctctctccatcaggTGCCTTCCCCTTCTGCACCAGCTCCGTGGAGCCCCTGAATGACAGCTTTAcggtgcagtgcatgctggatAAAATCACGGACACCCTCATATATTACATCAGCAAGTCGGGGCTGGCGGTCCAGCAGCAGTCTAGGAGGCAGGcgcagctgctcctgctgctctcgCACATACGACACATGAGGTGAGGGAGGGACGGCGCAGCGCGCTGCCGCCTCACCATGCACCATGCGCAATGCAATGCAGCATAAAGCAATGCACCATGCGCAATGCAATGCAGCATAAAGCAATGCAACACAGTGCACCAAGCAATGCAACACAGAGCAATGAAACACAATTCAATGCAACACAGTGAAATGCAgcacaatgtaatgcaatacagTTTTCTTTTAACACATTAAGTGACACAactttgaaaactttttttgaatgaatgaatgaatgaacatctctctctctccacagcaaCAAAGGCATGGAGCACTTGTACAGCATGAAGTGTAAGAACATGGTCCCGCTGTACGACCTGCTGCTGGAGCTCCTGGACGCCCACAGACTGCACTCCCCCACCTGGGTGGGGCGGGCCAAGTCCCCGGGGGAGAACGGCCCCGCCCCTGTGACATGCCACATCCAGAACAGCCTCAACGTGGGGTCCTAACACGTCCccacaaaccacccccccccccctcccaaattcAGCCAATGACCGCTTCAGGTGAATTGAGGTTGTGGCTCTCTCTGGATCTCTCGTCTTGAGTCGGGAACAAAAAAAGTTCCAAAATAAAGGTCCCGTAAGGAACGGCTTTTTCACCTTTGGGCTGCTGCAAAACAAACCTCGCAAGGGCCGATTTAATTTCACGAGGCGCACCGCGAAGCGCATTTCATTTTCGGAGATGTGATcgcgtgtttttaaaaaaaaataaataaataaaaaaagctaattaGGGAGCGCAGCTGCGCCGGCGGGCCGCCATCGTATATGCAGTGGGACTCCGGGGGCAGGGGGACGGTCTGTAActgtgtctgcactgtgacaTCCTCCCACGCCGCTGAGTCACAGCTCCGCATCGCAGCCAACCAATGAAAAGGAGGCAATTAGCGTCCTGTAGATTTCTGCTGtatattccagaaaaaaaatctctgggTTTCAATCTAG harbors:
- the esr1 gene encoding estrogen receptor isoform X2, coding for MARPSSARAPGTLPLGKTEAEGELEESAGSPGKPASERAPADMYLEENRPGTGTGTGSGPGAVAISYLDGSYDYVGPSAALYGGAGVSYYPVPAAAAAAEAQGPASDASLHSLGSLPGSPLLFLPASPQLSPFVHPAHLPAGQQVPYYLESTAATPVFRQNIGSKAQTMRDQFNGVSDSQPTVGSSETTKETRYCAVCSDYASGYHYGVWSCEGCKAFFKRSIQGHSDYVCPATNQCTIDRNRRKSCQACRLRKCYKVGMMKGGLRKDRGGRQLLREKRKEAAQQEKGYADLVSPPLQAPVPLAGGGRGLAVPVDQVLPLLLSAEPPSICSKQKHSRPYTEVTMMTLLTNLADKELVHMIAWAKKVPGFQELTLHDQVQLLESSWLEVLIIGLVWRSIHSPGKLLFAQDLILDRNEGSCVEGMAEIFDMILATVARFRALKLQSEEFVCLKAIILLNSGAFPFCTSSVEPLNDSFTVQCMLDKITDTLIYYISKSGLAVQQQSRRQAQLLLLLSHIRHMSNKGMEHLYSMKCKNMVPLYDLLLELLDAHRLHSPTWVGRAKSPGENGPAPVTCHIQNSLNVGS
- the esr1 gene encoding estrogen receptor isoform X3; its protein translation is MYLEENRPGTGTGTGSGPGAVAISYLDGSYDYVGPSAALYGGAGVSYYPVPAAAAAAEAQGPASDASLHSLGSLPGSPLLFLPASPQLSPFVHPAHLPAGQQVPYYLESTAATPVFSRQNIGSKAQTMRDQFNGVSDSQPTVGSSETTKETRYCAVCSDYASGYHYGVWSCEGCKAFFKRSIQGHSDYVCPATNQCTIDRNRRKSCQACRLRKCYKVGMMKGGLRKDRGGRQLLREKRKEAAQQEKGYADLVSPPLQAPVPLAGGGRGLAVPVDQVLPLLLSAEPPSICSKQKHSRPYTEVTMMTLLTNLADKELVHMIAWAKKVPGFQELTLHDQVQLLESSWLEVLIIGLVWRSIHSPGKLLFAQDLILDRNEGSCVEGMAEIFDMILATVARFRALKLQSEEFVCLKAIILLNSGAFPFCTSSVEPLNDSFTVQCMLDKITDTLIYYISKSGLAVQQQSRRQAQLLLLLSHIRHMSNKGMEHLYSMKCKNMVPLYDLLLELLDAHRLHSPTWVGRAKSPGENGPAPVTCHIQNSLNVGS
- the esr1 gene encoding estrogen receptor isoform X1 is translated as MARPSSARAPGTLPLGKTEAEGELEESAGSPGKPASERAPADMYLEENRPGTGTGTGSGPGAVAISYLDGSYDYVGPSAALYGGAGVSYYPVPAAAAAAEAQGPASDASLHSLGSLPGSPLLFLPASPQLSPFVHPAHLPAGQQVPYYLESTAATPVFSRQNIGSKAQTMRDQFNGVSDSQPTVGSSETTKETRYCAVCSDYASGYHYGVWSCEGCKAFFKRSIQGHSDYVCPATNQCTIDRNRRKSCQACRLRKCYKVGMMKGGLRKDRGGRQLLREKRKEAAQQEKGYADLVSPPLQAPVPLAGGGRGLAVPVDQVLPLLLSAEPPSICSKQKHSRPYTEVTMMTLLTNLADKELVHMIAWAKKVPGFQELTLHDQVQLLESSWLEVLIIGLVWRSIHSPGKLLFAQDLILDRNEGSCVEGMAEIFDMILATVARFRALKLQSEEFVCLKAIILLNSGAFPFCTSSVEPLNDSFTVQCMLDKITDTLIYYISKSGLAVQQQSRRQAQLLLLLSHIRHMSNKGMEHLYSMKCKNMVPLYDLLLELLDAHRLHSPTWVGRAKSPGENGPAPVTCHIQNSLNVGS
- the esr1 gene encoding estrogen receptor isoform X5, with amino-acid sequence MLSASPPCLQNIGSKAQTMRDQFNGVSDSQPTVGSSETTKETRYCAVCSDYASGYHYGVWSCEGCKAFFKRSIQGHSDYVCPATNQCTIDRNRRKSCQACRLRKCYKVGMMKGGLRKDRGGRQLLREKRKEAAQQEKGYADLVSPPLQAPVPLAGGGRGLAVPVDQVLPLLLSAEPPSICSKQKHSRPYTEVTMMTLLTNLADKELVHMIAWAKKVPGFQELTLHDQVQLLESSWLEVLIIGLVWRSIHSPGKLLFAQDLILDRNEGSCVEGMAEIFDMILATVARFRALKLQSEEFVCLKAIILLNSGAFPFCTSSVEPLNDSFTVQCMLDKITDTLIYYISKSGLAVQQQSRRQAQLLLLLSHIRHMSNKGMEHLYSMKCKNMVPLYDLLLELLDAHRLHSPTWVGRAKSPGENGPAPVTCHIQNSLNVGS
- the esr1 gene encoding estrogen receptor isoform X4, which translates into the protein MLSASPPCFRQNIGSKAQTMRDQFNGVSDSQPTVGSSETTKETRYCAVCSDYASGYHYGVWSCEGCKAFFKRSIQGHSDYVCPATNQCTIDRNRRKSCQACRLRKCYKVGMMKGGLRKDRGGRQLLREKRKEAAQQEKGYADLVSPPLQAPVPLAGGGRGLAVPVDQVLPLLLSAEPPSICSKQKHSRPYTEVTMMTLLTNLADKELVHMIAWAKKVPGFQELTLHDQVQLLESSWLEVLIIGLVWRSIHSPGKLLFAQDLILDRNEGSCVEGMAEIFDMILATVARFRALKLQSEEFVCLKAIILLNSGAFPFCTSSVEPLNDSFTVQCMLDKITDTLIYYISKSGLAVQQQSRRQAQLLLLLSHIRHMSNKGMEHLYSMKCKNMVPLYDLLLELLDAHRLHSPTWVGRAKSPGENGPAPVTCHIQNSLNVGS